The following proteins come from a genomic window of Salvia hispanica cultivar TCC Black 2014 chromosome 4, UniMelb_Shisp_WGS_1.0, whole genome shotgun sequence:
- the LOC125223629 gene encoding uncharacterized protein LOC125223629 has product MERKQGFFSAVKEEMARGLSRRGRSQSPSRRRGSGPEMCVSRSSSVRPGAEALSPLREGPDPDESDSGDLRAESWANWLCRAPAPSSSASGCSRSDLHLLLGVLGAPLAPVHVSNNDPLPHLCIKDTPIECSSAQYILQQYLAASGGHKVQNCIQNAYAMGKVKMLASDLETAGKVIKSRNSSKAAESGGFVLWQMNPDMWYVELALGGSKVHAGCNGELVWRHTPWLGAHSAKGPVRPLRRALQGLDPRTTANMFVNARCTGEKTINGEDCFVLKLCADPHTLKARSEEGPAEIIRHVLFGYFSQKTGLLVQLEDSHLTRIQTNGGDAVYWETTINSVLDDYRPVEGVMVAHSGRSVATLFRFGETAMSHSKTSMEEVWTIEEVAFNVPGLSADCFIPPAELKLGSIREACELPQQGRAKNTAAYGAKVAVYPSLR; this is encoded by the exons ATGGAGCGGAAGCAAGGGTTTTTCTCGGCGGTGAAGGAGGAAATGGCGCGGGGGCTGTCGAGGAGGGGGCGGAGCCAGTCGCCGTCGCGGAGGAGGGGAAGCGGGCCGGAAATGTGCGTTTCGAGATCGAGCAGTGTGAGGCCCGGCGCGGAAGCTCTGTCGCCGCTGAGGGAGGGTCCGGATCCGGATGAGTCGGATTCGGGTGACCTCAGGGCTGAAAGCTGGGCGAATTGGCTCTGCAGAGCTCCGGCTCCTTCCAGCTCCGCCTCGGGCTGCTCCAGGTCCGATCTGCACCTGCTCCTCGGCGTGCTCGGCGCGCCGCTTGCGCCGGTGCATGTTAGCAATAACGACCCTCTGCCGCACCTCTGTATCAAAGATACGCCTATT GAATGCTCCTCTGCTCAGTACATTCTGCAGCAATATCTGGCGGCATCTGGAGGCCATAAGGTTCAAAACTGTATACAGAATGCCTACGCGATGGGGAAGGTGAAGATGCTGGCATCTGATCTCGAGACTGCGGGTAAGGTGATCAAGAGTCGGAATTCGTCCAAAGCAGCTGAGTCGGGGGGATTCGTGCTCTGGCAAATGAATCCTGATATGTGGTATGTCGAGCTCGCTCTTGGTGGCAGCAAGGTTCACGCTGGTTGCAATGGCGAGCTCGTGTGGAGGCATACTCCGTGGCTCGGTGCACATTCGGCCAAAGGGCCTGTCCGCCCTCTACGCCGTGCCCTACAG GGCCTTGATCCGAGAACCACGGCCAACATGTTCGTGAACGCGAGGTGCACGGGGGAGAAGACGATCAATGGGGAGGATTGCTTCGTTCTCAAGCTCTGCGCTGATCCGCACACACTGAAAGCCAGGAGCGAAGAAGGGCCTGCGGAGATCATAAGGCACGTCCTGTTTGGATACTTCAGCCAGAAAACGGGGCTCCTCGTGCAACTTGAGGACTCCCACTTGACCCGGATACAGACCAACGGGGGCGATGCAGTGTACTGGGAGACGACCATAAACTCGGTTCTTGATGACTACCGGCCTGTCGAGGGCGTGATGGTTGCCCACTCTGGGCGGTCTGTGGCGACCCTCTTTAGGTTCGGGGAAACGGCAATGAGCCACTCCAAGACGAGCATGGAAGAGGTGTGGACGATTGAGGAAGTAGCGTTCAACGTCCCTGGACTCTCTGCTGACTGCTTCATTCCGCCTGCTGAGCTGAAGCTTGGCTCCATCAGGGAAGCGTGTGAGCTCCCTCAACAAGGGAGGGCGAAGAACACAGCTGCGTACGGAGCCAAGGTTGCCGTGTACCCCAGTCTCAGGTAg
- the LOC125223320 gene encoding acyl-CoA-binding domain-containing protein 3-like: MLLVTLVHRYLYALFVSFFETFRSFSCSSFSLLFFLTIIFREREREISMEFLQHPIFTAFLALLLSYLVAKIVSFAVSSSSPDVDSVAGEGGGGKGVILERGLEVRRGKVEKRVKFVDDVVIRRVDRYEGYEGLDAEEVVSEVERVDRFGGDVDFVERESGEECCDERGLGNDEVEGSEEIEMLFEKEGCGGVDVVKSVGDDDMVIDEREGNEEIDDREGNEEIDERGRNEEIEERGGNKEIDEREGNGGSEEKKVRDDESDDDWEGVERSELERGFAEAVNYVECGGKGREEDRLARLGSDVQMQLYGLHKVALEGPCLESQPMALMVSARTKWNAWQGLGSMSRELAMEQYIQVLSENIPEWMHEHTTDDAIQRKADPNDEISVAEHIRGSETSTTPAGDSSSTDKVEAV; the protein is encoded by the exons ATGCTTCTTGTTACATTAGTCCATCGTTATCTTTATGCCCTTTTCGTGTCATTCTTTGAAACTTTCAGGAGTTTTTCATGctcatctttctctctccttttttttctgaCAATCAtctttagagagagagagagagagatatccATGGAGTTTTTGCAACACCCGATTTTTACTGCCTTTTTAGCTCTTTTGTTGTCTTATCTTGTTGCAAAGATTGTATCTTTTGCTGTTTCTAGCTCAAGCCCTGATGTTGATTCTGTTGCTGGGGAAGGTGGGGGTGGAAAAGGTGTGATCTTGGAGAGGGGGTTGGAGGTTAGGAGAGGGAAAGTGGAGAAAAGAGTGAAATTTGTGGATGATGTTGTGATCAGAAGGGTTGATCGTTATGAGGGGTATGAAGGTCTTGATGCTGAGGAGGTGGTTTCTGAGGTTGAGAGGGTTGATCGATTTGGGGGTGATGTGGATTttgtggagagagagagtggggaaGAATGTTGTGATGAGAGAGGATTGGGTAATGATGAAGTTGAAGGGAGTGAGGAAATTGAAATGCTGTTTGAGAAAGAGGGCTGTGGTGGTGTGGATGTGGTGAAAAGTGTGGGTGATGATGATATGGTGATTGATGAGAGAGAAGGGAATGAGGAGATTGATGACAGAGAAGGGAATGAGGAGATTGATGAGAGAGGAAGGAATGAGGAGATTGAGGAGAGAGGAGGGAATAAGGAGATTGATGAGAGAGAAGGGAATGGAGGGAGTGAGGAGAAGAAGGTGAGGGATGATGAGAGTGATGATGATTGGGAGGGAGTGGAGAGGAGTGAGCTGGAGAGAGGCTTTGCGGAAGCTGTTAACTATGTGGAGTGTGGAGGGAAGGGGAGAGAGGAGGATCGGCTGGCGAGATTGGGGAGTGATGTTCAGATGCAGCTCTATGGGCTGCATAAGGTTGCCCTCGAGGGGCCTTGCCTCGAGTCTCAGCCCATGGCGCTTATGGTCTCTGCTCGTACGAAATG GAATGCGTGGCAAGGACTAGGAAGCATGAGCCGGGAGCTGGCTATGGAGCAGTATATTCAAGTCTTATCGGAAAATATACCTGAATGGATGCACGAGCATACCACT GATGACGCCATTCAGAGAAAGGCTGATCCAAACGATGAAATATCCGTTGCTGAGCACATCAG GGGATCAGAAACGAGCACCACTCCTGCTGGTGATTCGAGCTCTACGGATAAG GTTGAAGCTGTATAG
- the LOC125218017 gene encoding uncharacterized protein At2g23090 yields MGGGNAQKTKMAREKNLEKMKGAKGAGSQLEANKKAMNIQCKVCMQTFICTTSEVKCKEHAEAKHPKADLFTCFPHLKK; encoded by the exons ATGGGAGGAGGCAATGCGCAGAAAACGAAAATGGCTCGGGAAAAGAATCTGGAGAAAATGAAAGGCGCAAAGG GTGCCGGAAGTCAACTCGAGGCCAACAAGAAGGCCATGAACATCCAG TGCAAGGTTTGTATGCAAACATTTATCTGCACCACGTCAGAGGTGAAATGCAAGGAGCACGCTGAAGCAAAGCATCCGAAAGCCGACCTCTTCACTTGTTTCCCCCACCTCAAGAAATGA
- the LOC125219048 gene encoding transcription elongation factor SPT4 homolog 1-like has protein sequence MVNQGGGGSVAVAQIPTSFGHELRACLRCRLVKTYDQFRESGCENCPFFQMEDDHERVVDCTTPNFTGLISVMDPTRSWAARWLRIGKFAPGCYTLAVSEALNPDLQNICEEEHVPYVPPKRV, from the exons ATGGTTAATCAGGGAGGAGGAGGGTCGGTAGCTGTGGCGCAAATACCAACGAGCTTCGGACATGAGCTGAGAGCTTGCCTTCGCTGCCGGCTGGTCAAGACCTATGACCAG TTTAGGGAATCCGGTTGCGAGAACTGCCCCTTCTTTCAGATGGAAGATGACCATGAAAGAGTTGTTGACTGCACAACCCCCAATTTCACAGG GTTAATATCTGTCATGGACCCGACTAGGAGTTGGGCTGCGCGTTGGCTCCGCATTG GAAAATTTGCGCCTGGTTGCTATACGCTTGCAGTCTCTGAAGCACTGAATCCCGACTTGCAG AATATTTGTGAAGAAGAGCACGTGCCATATGTTCCTCCAAAACGTGTCTGA
- the LOC125223675 gene encoding F-box/WD repeat-containing protein 7-like, with amino-acid sequence MSFTSSSTSTSSSTAITDLSVDCLGHCASYLSLRDVSNISMSCKYLNRAAYSDSIWQSLFRREWPHVVRQAESSYREAYLRRHTALNQFRYADPLLFESYFPGNPSHSHHLLFYKNDIIFSQGPSLYSLRTDELVHEATSIPPQGFCFQVCGNHNARVTSIRLYSRAEANMCQNESERDDNILLTSSSDHTIRLWSKGGNRCFKGHTGPVLALSDKLLGGSVGNIFASGGEDGTVRLWSINSSGNRGQQALKATLYGHEKAVPFMSVAGHKASLLVSISKDGKVRAWDTTTASSSSRTSCCVGMTSVPAAPVGIRCHESLLYVAAGPSVTAVDLRTMCKAFTVSQQVKIHSFELLPSKSLLCVGSTSRGNLWDIRRVSDSGKVAPTTELNGHAGPIKHIHMDSYKIVTGGPDDECVNVWDVDTGRQTNSLLCSAPDREPVYGCSALAVDGCRIVTAGAVSPESTAVLIRDFKNATNYLSEPAAASSAVSKFWDPQSGDASLERVDWEE; translated from the exons ATGAGCTTCACCTCCagctccacctccacctccagcTCCACCGCCATAACTGATCTGAGTGTGGATTGTTTGGGTCACTGCGCGAGTTACCTCAGCCTCCGAGATGTCTCAAACATCTCCATGTCCTGCAAATACCTCAATCGAGCCGCTTACTCCGATTCCATATGGCAATCACTCTTCAG GCGAGAGTGGCCGCATGTTGTGCGCCAAGCAGAATCCAGCTATAGAGAAGCATATCTCCGTAGGCACACTGCATTGAACCAGTTTAGATATGCTGATCCTCTGCTTTTTGAATCTTATTTTCCTGGAAATCCATCACATTCACACCATTTACTGTTTTACAAAAACGACATTATATTCTCCCAG GGTCCATCACTATACTCCTTGAGGACTGATGAGCTTGTGCATGAAGCTACTTCTATACCACCACAAGGCTTCTGTTTTCAAGTTTGCGGTAACCATAATGCAAGAGTTACTTCTATCAG ATTGTATTCTCGTGCAGAGGCAAATATGTGTCAAAATGAGTCCGAACGAGATGATAATATTCTGTTGACATCAAGCAGTGACCATACAATTCGCCTGTGGTCAAAG GGAGGGAACCGATGCTTCAAAGGTCATACTGGCCCAGTGCTCGCCCTCTCGGATAAACTATTGGGCGGCAGTGTTGGGAACATATTCGCTAGTGGAGGTGAAGATGGTACAGTTCGCCTTTGGTCTATCAACTCATCTGGAAATCGAGGCCAGCAAGCTCTGAAGGCCACACTTTATGGGCATGAAAAGGCTGTGCCATTTATGTCAGTGGCTGG GCACAAAGCATCCCTGTTGGTCAGCATTTCAAAGGACGGAAAG GTTAGGGCCTGGGACACTACGACAGCATCGTCTTCTAGTCGTACCTCGTGTTGTGTGGGAATGACTTCTGTACCTGCTGCACCTGTGGGTATAAGATGCCATGAATCACTTCTGTATGTAGCTGCTGGGCCTTCTGTAACAGCAGTTGATTTGAGAACAATGTGTAAAGCATTCACAGTATCCCAGCAAGTAAAAATACATTCATTTGAATTGTTGCCTTCAAAATCTCTACTCTGTGTCGGTTCCACTAGCAG AGGAAATCTATGGGATATCAGGAGAGTTTCGGATTCGGGTAAAGTAGCACCAACTACTGAACTGAACGGACATGCTGGCCCTATAAAGCACATACACATGGATTCGTACAAAATCGTGACAGGTGGACCAGATGATGAGTGTGTTAATGTTTGGGATGTCGATACTGGCAGACAGACAAATTCGTTGCTTTGTTCTGCTCCAGATAGAGAACCAGTGTATGGATGCTCAGCACTGGCTGTTGATGGGTGTAGAATCGTTACTGCTGGTGCTGTGAGCCCAGAATCGACCGCAGTCCTCATCAGGGACTTCAAGAATGCTACAAACTATCTGAGTGAACCTGCTGCAGCAAGTTCTGCTGTTTCCAAATTCTGGGATCCTCAGTCTGGTGATGCTAGTTTGGAACGAGTAGATTGGGAAGAGTGA